DNA from Triticum aestivum cultivar Chinese Spring chromosome 7D, IWGSC CS RefSeq v2.1, whole genome shotgun sequence:
AGCTGGGGTTAGTAGCACGGTGATGCTGATGCTTTAGACAAGATTTACATGGAAGAGTCATCTTACACTACATATATCCTGAAGCACATGAAAAAGAAGGGCATTTCCAACCTGCTTGTACGAACTAGAACTTGAAACAAACAGTTGGAATAGAAAGCTCCTAGTCATATGCACATATGGCGTATCCATGGCAAATTGCAAAATGTGCACACACGCATATCCTTAAAAAATTGCAAATGTATAATAATTTTGTAATCAGTTCTAGTACTTAGGGGAGAGACCAGAAGATAAACATAAATGTGTCTACATTCTAGTGCCCTGGTGCCTATCAGCTACAGCTACTACACTAAAAATACAGCATCCAACATCTTCAAATTACATAAATCCTGTCTAACTCCGATCCACCGTATTGTTGAGCCCTCCAATTCCATCAAAGTGTAATtctgcagagctggacactatagCCGATCCTTGTTGAACTTGAAATGGCATAAGTGTGTATTCTCCAAGAATTTGAGGCATAACCATTGTCGATGAACCTCCGGATGGTATTGTAGCTGTCACAGATGGATTTATGTTGCTAGTGGTAATAGCCAAGTCAAATGTTCTCTGCTCCAAATAAAGTCATAAAAATGACATGGATGCTCAGGTGTTTGCTACAAATAAAAAGATGAGAAACAAATATACCTGAGATGTAATGCTACTAGCTGGGCCATCCAAACAAACAGGTTGCTGACTCTGTTTCAGATTGCAAAACTGTTAGCTTAAAAAATACATGAAAATATATTGTTGAACAACTGAGAACAAGATTAGATACCGAATGTTCCATAACATGTTGTTCTAGAATATCATCCACTGATGATTTTCTATTTTTCCGGGGCCTTTTCTTGTTCAAATTCGTGGAGGAAGCCTGAAATAAATGCAAAATTAGCGAGTTTTTATAAAAAGTAGCTTATGAACAAACGTAATATATGCAACAATACCTTTTGTTCAGCTTCCTTCTTCTTTTCGTTTGCTTGACAAATAAGCTTATCAAGCATAGATTCTTTTCTCAGTGAAGGAGGACATCCAGCACACCTGACAGCTATTGGACTTGGTATAGTTTTACTTGTTGACTTTCCATTCGAAGGTGCATCTTCCCGTGTAGCAACATGTTCCTTACCATTTTCAGAACTTGAGTTGCTAGAGAATCGAATTTTCAGGGTGTGAAGCTCTTCCATCAAAGCATTGCATGAATCATCTGACATGGCGCCTATCTCTGCAACTGGGTAGAAAGAATTGCACAATCTATCAAAACGTTCTGCAGCAGGAGTGTCTTCCATGCCGCCATATGTGCATCTGATAAAGTTGTGCTTTCTGTTCACATTTTTTTTCCACCGATCAAAGACGTATTGTGGAGGAACCTCCTTGATTTTCTTGTGAGTGAGCACACATAACACATGCCTACAGAGAATACCAGTGAACTCAAAGCGGCGACATGAACACTTAACTTCAAACTCTTCCTCACTGAAGTATACATGGTGCACAACATCTTTTCTCCATCCTTTATCTTCGTCAATCAGCACATCCTCGGTGATTTCATACGTTTCTATCGCCCCCTCCTTTTCCATCAACTTCCGATCACAGTACATAGTTTGTGTTAGCTCttcttgaaattctttgaacttcgaATTTGTATAGGCTGATTGAAATTGCTTCTCAATGTCAAAGTGTGTGACACGAGGTATGGTTGAACTCTTGTTTACTCGTATTTCAGCCGGGCCATTCGGCTCAAGCCTTCGCTTGACACGAAAGTCTGACTTTTTGTTGCATCTGAACCGCCGAGGTTTAAGTGGACTTAATGTATGATTATGATCCAAAATGACCGTCGAAAGATGAAACCTCCCATCAGGAGCACGGGTAATATTGATCTTAGCTTTACATCCTGTCCCGGCTGTTCGACTTGGCTTCAACATATTTCCTGAGTTGGGCTGAGCCTTACCATAGCGAGAGCAGGAAAACGTAAGGTACTTCAGTTGTCCATTATCATCACGGTTTGAGCTCCTTCTCGTCACACCAAAGCCTTTTGCTTTAGCATATGTGCTGTAGTACTCTCTCACCTCATTCTCGGTACCAAAGGACATCCCCACTTCAGGTTCTCCAAGTGATCCATCTGGTTGAGCTTCAGCACGGCCGTATGCAAGCTCCACAATGCTTTCCCTTTGTTGCTTAATGCCGTCGTCATCGCTCGAAATAGACATGTCACTTGATTCTTGAACGCCACCAATCCCATCATCCATTCCTATAAATCATGAAAAAGATTAATCATTCTCATTCAAAGGCAATATAACATAGTGACCTAAATGCTGGCAATCTAACCATGAACTTGTGAACTTCATGCTGAACTTAACGAGATGATCAAATCAGTAACGGTGCTCCGGTTGCGCTAACAACGTAACGTTTACACGCAAAGGCATTGATCTGGTCAAGAAATGCTACATGAAAGATGCAAAAGTTGAGCAAGAACTTTGCCTGATCAGATCAGTAACAGCCCCACTTACAGCCAACTCGAGAGCACAGCCATTACACATTACAGAGAGCCAGACCTGACTTGGCACAAACCAAACACACACAACCTATTGTATTGACCTGATCGAAAATAGCTAGACGGAAGATGCAAGAATTGGAAAGGAACCTCGCCTCCTAGCTCCCCGTCCTCGAGCTGGGTCAGGCACACCGGCAGGCACTCCACCCCCAAGTCGTCTTCTCCTTCGGCGGCGCCGCGCGGTGTACTGTGATGAGCGGCGCCGCGCGGTGTACTGTGATGAGCGGCGCCGCGCGGTACCACTGTGATAGGCGGCGACCACAGCGGTTTAGGCGGTGAGACTGTTTTTCTGCCGCAGAAATCTCCTTCAGCAATTAGGGCGAGGGATTGAGGGAAAGCAGGAGGCGGCGATCTGGTCGATCTGCGAAAACCGAGCTGCCTTTCTGGGGTTTTTTTCCCTAGGTAAATAGCGGCACTTTATCTTTTCCATTTTCCCCCCTTTTATCGTTCACCGCTGTGACCCTGGATTCTGAGACCCGGCATCAGGAGGGTTATTATTCAtttattcaaaaaaaaaaacatgtgTTCATGGTATGAATTTCACCTCGGGGACGGCACCGTGCCGCCGCGCCAAAGAAGCGCACGCTCGCACTGGGGAAAGGCCGGCGCTGCCGCGGTTAGAAGCGCGCGTTGGTGGCGCAGAAGATGGCGTCTGGCGGCGAGGCCGGCATTCCGTCGAGCAGGTGCCGCGCGTGGCGGGTGTGGGCGCGGTCCAGACCGCGGCCGCCGGTCTTCCTACGCCCCCGCGTGGGGATCACCTCAACGGTGCTTGGAGAGGTCCAGACTGGGCAGTGGGGACGCGAGGGCACGCCGGACTGGAGCAGGGGGGCTGGGCCGCGGCGAGGAGCGAGAGCGAGAACGGAAGGGCCGAGGCACGGGGAGCATTTCGTTTGCTTAGATCTTAATAACTCACACTTTACTCCCCTGATAAAGCGTGGCAAATCATCTAATCCCCCTTCGTTTGCTACCTGTAGCCACACGGCACATTAGCCGCTGCGGAATGAAAGAAACAGAGCAAAACAGGGGAAGGCCGTGAAATCATCTGATGAAGAGAAATTTGCATCAGAACCCGCAAAATCTCATACTGCAAAATTGTTTTAGAGTATACTGTAAAAAGAATGTGTTCCGACAAAACATATCCTACAAAAATTATTTCGGTTTAGATGTCGAGCCCACTTGCCAGTAGTTGAATTAAGAACAGTCCCTGAAAAATGGCATAAAGCCCCTAGTAGCAAAATGTAGATTGCAATTGGGTCCTGGCCGTGCCATGGCAACGATGCCGAGCGGCTCCTGGCACGCACGCGCAGCAACGGCGGCTAGCTAATATGCACATGGCTGGAGGCGGTTGACGTGAAACCTCTCTCTCTCGCCaacacttttcttttctttttttgagggaaggccatcatggctacTCGCCAACACTTTTCTGGTATCAGGGGATATGGAAAAAAGGTCACGAATTAGAAGATACGAAGTAGTTGGGCGCTCATATAGAGGGGGGCCCTAAAAAATTATGGTTTGACCGAATACACAGGATCTTTTCAAATCAGTTTTCTTTTACAAAAAACAAAAACTAACAATTATTATAAGAGGCGAGGCCTTCTACGGGATCTGCAAGAAACAAGCATCTCCAGCAAAACCCTTAAATTATATTTGAGGACAAAAAGTTTTGTTCAGTGGATTAAGCGATAGCTAGCATATCCTTTGTATGACTCTTTTCTCTCAAAAGTTTCCCTCAGCAAGTTAATTTTAGTCCAGCCGCGGGCAGTCTGAGCAAAAAGCCACCCACCCCGACCCCTATCCTTGTTGTCGATGGTCCCCTTCCCCCGATGACCAGTAAAATGGAAATGTTGTCCCCCGTCACAGCCTTGGACACCGCCAGAGACCCACCGGCGGCCACAGAGACGACAGCAGCAAGGAAGGAACATCAGCAGTAGCACATCGTCACTCGCGGTCGTCGATAGTCACTCCACCGCAACAACTATACCGCCCTTGCCCGAGCCGACCGGCAAAAGGGGTCATCGGTTGTCGGTCAAGGCGGCGGGCAACACTGGTGTCGGCGATGCAGCCTCCTGTAGCCGCGCCGGCATCCCCTTCACCTTTGGCGGCTGAGGACAAGGTGGATTCAGCTGATACCACGAGCAACAGCAACATGCTCAAGGAAATGCCCACAAGGTAAAAAAATTCTTCTTTTTGTCAATTGCTTCTCAAAGTGATGCATGACAAGGGACTTGCTAGAGATGCTGTAAAAGAGGTTATTTCAACCGCCAAAACATAGGTGGATAAGGGCATGGTTCCATTTTCAAGATCCAGAGGAATGTAATGAGTTCCATTCAAGAAAAAAAACTTCATTTTTATGTTTACACCCCCATGAATTCGACAGAGCTATGCTTTAATTTCACTTGTCCAACTTGAATTGTTTTCGCTTTATATATATAAGCAATTTAGAGGTTTGTTGAAAAGCCTACAATCTTCACAACCACGTGGACACTAGACAAGCGATCATTTCTTCTCTTGGCCAAAAGCCTGGCAAGGGGTTTCGGAATGCAAATCCACCCCCCGAACTAGTAATCTTTGCCTTCAGGTCAGTACAACCCCTATGGTGAACAAGAGCATAAATTGGTCAAGTCCAAGCAAAAAACTGGGGACAGAATTACATGATGAGATCTAGGCCACCAAGTAAAATGTTTCAACTGTTATCATTATGCACTTATACAGCACCGTGATTGAAGGAGGCTTACAACACATGGTATTGGTCTTGAGAGACGGAAAACATCATACAACATGTCACGTCAAAGTTTACAGGTTACAGAGATCTCCATCCAAAATTGAGCCGATCTCATTGCAGGTTTTGATATGCTAGCATAGGGCGGAGGGGCGTGCTAAGGTGGCTACAACTACGAGAAGGTGTCCTCCCTGTCCCCCTCCGCGACCTCGCCCTCCTCAATGTTGCTGAACTCCAGGAAGTGCGTCGGCCTGTGGTCCTCATGATAGAAGTCGCGGGGTGTGCCCAGCTTCATGCTGTACTTCATCAGTGGGTCGTGCTTGACTCCCATGAAGTTGTAGTTCCATGGAGCGTTGTCAGGAACCTGGTGAGAGACACAAAAGTGAAGTGAGTTTCCAAAATTGAGTTAGCTCTAAAGAACACCTTACAAATATTCCTATTAAGATGAGTACACATACCATGTAGAATCCAAGGAAGCGGTCGCTGAGAAGCATCTGGACCTTTTCGTAGTGAGTTGGGAGGTACCCTTGTGGGTTGCTCCCGTTGTCCTTGTTGCCACGGGCCCACTCATAACCACTTGGTGTCAGTTTGTATGCAGTCAACGAGCACGATCCTGGGGTGAAGCTGCAGGTCAAAATGATGCACTTCTCACCATCCCACTGCTTGTTGTTCTCCAAAATTTTAGCATGTGATGTCAAATCCTGCAAAGCACAGCAGAACCAACAGTTCAGTATATGAGACTCACATATCATACCCAAAAAAGGCACCACGCAATTGAAATGTGCAAGAAACAAAAGAACCAACAATTCAGTAGCGAGACACTGGCTCACAGGCAAAAAAAGGACTACTACAGAATGTGCCAAAAACAACAGAACCAACAATTCAGCACAGAAACTGACACAGGCAAAATAAAAAACTCGCTATATAAAATGTGCAAGAATCAAAAGAACCAACAGCTATAATTTTTATGTATAGTGCATTGTGGGTTGGAAAGATTAAACATGCATTTTAATATTCACATTCAGAATTCAAATGTCACAAAGGAGACAATTAACCGCTCATGGAAAGACAAAATCTGCTTGATCGGACATTATGGAATTGTGCACTGAAATTTCAGCTACTTAGTTTAGATTTTGGATAAGAATCACAAGGTTAGTTTTGAAGATACAAATGGTAGGAGACAAACCTGAGGTGATAGCTGAGGAGCTTCATTTGGCTGGGTATGCATCCATCCCAACGGCTCCAAGTCAGCAAGGAACTCATGCTCTGGGAGATTCGCTGGCAAAGTCACCATCTGGTGAGTTCCATGCTGTGGCGGAATGGATATGCATCTGATCTCCTTGACTTGGGGATTATCCTGTGGACTCAGCCCATACAGGAAACCTGCAACCTGTGTCCGCAGATCTGCTATGCATATGAACTTCTTCAATATATTCTTTGGCATGATGTAAGTATAGCCAGTCTCCTGTACACATAATACAAGCAGTAAGTAACCATTGGACAATTGTTATTTGGTGGTTTTATGGGTAAATCGAAGAAAAGAAATTGCAGTACTGACCTTTATATCATCCGAGTTAACATAAATGTGGTTGACACGGAGATACAGGTTCGTAGCAGAGATGGCCCTGACACGCCAATCTGTCTTCGATGCAAACGCTGCTTGCTCATACGGACTGGTTGTTGTGACGATGAGCTCATCTCCATGCACATTAACTGTCCTTGTTGTCTGTGCAGTTACCTGATTTGTCTCTCGGGACTGCAAATTCAAGCAAATCCAAGAATGAGGAAAACTGACGCAATTACTATGCATAGAAACTAGACACAAAGGGTGGTATAGAAAGTTTACCTGTTTCTCAATCTCAGCAATCTGTTGCCTCTGCTGTGATGGTGGAGCTATTTCAGCACCAAGTATTATATCACGAATCTCAGATTGCGTAAGTGCAGAAGTATTAACGTTGTTTTTCTTCGCATAATCAGAAAGAATGAGATCCCTGAGCGCACATTCGACCTTCAGCCACTGCTCGTCGGTCAAAGATGGCCAGATATGATGTGGTTCCGTAACAATTGTCTTGTCAGGCTTCAGCAACATCTTGGCCTTCTCATTATTGACATGTAATGCTCGTAATATAAGCACAAGACGAGAGAATGCGGTGTAGGACGAGATACTTTtcagccagtcatcgtatatgttaTAAAGAACCATCTGTGGTTCCGTAGCCTTGAGAATAAGATCGCCAAACTTCTCAATCTTCAAGCAAGCTTGGAATGGCAGCTGCAACTCACTGCCCTTGATAACAATGTTAGGGAAATCAAGCAGATGGACTTCCAATGGATCCAACATACCCTTCCTTGTCACAATAATTTGCTTTGGCTGCTCTTCTACAGGAAGAGACCGAACTAACGCAGCAACCTCCTCGGCAGTTTTCCACTTGGCCAGCTGCCCTAGACGCTTTTGTCCTGCCCATACACTTGTGTGGATGACCTGCAGATTATAATCCATTTTCATTTAATAAGTCTTCCAAGTTGTGATGCTGTGCAGTTATGCAATAATTGCAACAAAACTAGAGGTAAAAGCAAAAGAAAAGGAACAAACCTTCAGAAATAGTTGCCCAGTTCTTGGATTGAAAATAAAGATAGCACCGTTGATAGGTTTGGTGGTCAGGTTACCCTCGAAGGTTTTGTGAATGGTAACTCGATAGACATTTGTGTCATCCacaaaccatatgatttgattgCTGAATATCTCTCCATAGTTCTGCGAAGACAAATATGGCTCGGTGGGTTCAGATGAATACAACTGAAGACCCTTTCTTATTCTCTCCCTCAGCACATACAGAGCAGGATTTGACTGtcaaaagagaaaataaacaagAATGTCATTTATATTAAATAAGCAAAAAAATTACTACAACACAGATAGAGCAATAGAGCTAGATATGTTACAGTTAGCATGGTTATTACCTTCATGATCTTGTTCATGGCTTGCTGGAGGAGGGGCTTTGACCCAGGGAACCAATTGCCAAAAGCAGAGTGCAAATTATAAGCTAGATCAAGTCCAATCATCACTCCTGCAATAAAAATTATTCAACATTAAGCACAGAGGATTCAGACAAGACAAGAAATTGAAAGTTAATGGATACTCAAAATCATACCAGTCGGAGAAGGGTAGATGGACATATTATCTGTCGTGTAGTCCATAAATTTTGCTCTTGTATAACGTTCTATGTCATGTGAATCGTAGTCTCCCCATCGTAGTTGCACATCAATCCAGTACTTGTTACTCGCTTTCTGATCAAAGACATCCTTTGACTCGGAAACTAAGCTTGGTTTGGACATCTGCCACCTATGTGCAGCAAAAAGGAGTACATCTGCACATGAACTGTTCATCTTGTAACTCTTCCTGGGATGTATTGTCTCCTTTTGTACTGTCTCAATCTCCAGCGCATCCAACTCCTGATCCAGAACTTGGCAAAGATCCATAACAACACTTTCATGGACCTTCTGCCAAAGATGTGCACGGAAAATCTGAATCAGAGAGATCTTCAGGGTTGGAATTTTACCATGCATGAATATCCCTGTCAGATCTAGCTGAACCTGGAAACCAACATATACGTTTGCACGATTAATGGTTGGCGACCACCAGAGGGTAAATCTTCTGTTGGGGATTTGATTAAGCCCAGAACGCTGTGCATTTGTCAGCTTTTTGTACTTCATTGATTCCTCGAAACCTGAAGCCTTCTCCCAAAACAAACCCTCCCAAGTAGGGAAATATGTTCCTTTAAATAAGGTATGCTCCAGGATACCTTCCACACCACCAAGTGCTTGGATGACATCAGTTCTGTAGTTATTCAGATTCCACAGCTTTCCATCATGTCGCTGATGTGTCCACCAGAATGGGTTCTGTTTCAGCACTTGATACTGCTTAAAGTCTGTCCGCACCCTCCACCCTTTGTCATAGGCCAAAGTGTGGCGGTCTTTCTGGAATAAAGTGTTGATACGGGGTATGCCTCTATCCCATGAATCTTCCAGATCTTCAAGTGTTAAGCGCCTATTCTGCGATTGTGCTTCCTGCCTCTTCAAAGCATACTCAGCCCAAACACGCTGAGAATCAATGAACTCGCTCTCCCATGGTTGGATGTAGCGATACAAGTTGGGGATAAGCTGGTCCTCTTCATGACTCATACCACTTCGAAAATGTGTCACACCAACATCTGTCTGTTTGCTATACCTAAGATCACTCTGTGGTATCAAAATGTGACCCATTGACAACATACCCAAACCTCCAATTTCCTTGGGTGTATAGAAGATAACTGGTGGAAACCTGCTAGGCATCTTTGAGTTCAGGCCAATCTTTATGCGAGTCTGGATCTTGTTTTCACATTTTACAAGCAGATCCAGTAGTTCCTGTGTATGAACAGTTGCTTCACGGAAATATGTCATGAGGCCAATGAGAGCAGTGTTCCACTTGTTGACTATCTTGGTAAATGTCGTTGACCCTGATGACATAAGGATTTGCCTGACACGGTTCTCAAACACCTTCATGTGTTCATCATCAACCCTCAAAAATGCAATAGCTGTCCTTTCTTTTGTCTGCTCATTCTGCAAGTTCCATACTCCATCCTTTGTGTTGCTGAATGCCTCCTGAGTCATACGTATCTTTGGCAGTATACGGACCTCAAACCCAGACATGCTAAAGAGCAGGTTTGGGTTATCCTTGCTGTATACAGAGACAAAGCCATTCTCCCATTCTAATGTTGTAATGCTCCTTGGCAGGCGATTCTTCATATCCCAAAATACACTTCTTCCCAGATTAACATCATGCTTCATGAGCCTCATTCTTGCATCTCTAGGCCAACATTTCTTGTTGTTGTAACCGACCATGTTCTCATTATTAGGATCAGGATGCTCTGTCAAGTACCGCTGAATCAAATCCCTTGCCTCTTCATGAGTGAACCGGAACATTATATGCACCTTATCGATATATCGAGAATACAGCCTGATGGGATGCCTTGTCTCAACTTTAGTGTCAGTATATGTAAGGAACTCATTTGGCATCTGAGGCGGCCCTGCAATCTCACTAGCTCGTGTTAAACCAAGAAGTAGGAGATCCAGCACCAGCCCATAGTACTGCACAATAAAAGATGCAAACTGAA
Protein-coding regions in this window:
- the LOC123167423 gene encoding uncharacterized protein, translated to MDDGIGGVQESSDMSISSDDDGIKQQRESIVELAYGRAEAQPDGSLGEPEVGMSFGTENEVREYYSTYAKAKGFGVTRRSSNRDDNGQLKYLTFSCSRYGKAQPNSGNMLKPSRTAGTGCKAKINITRAPDGRFHLSTVILDHNHTLSPLKPRRFRCNKKSDFRVKRRLEPNGPAEIRVNKSSTIPRVTHFDIEKQFQSAYTNSKFKEFQEELTQTMYCDRKLMEKEGAIETYEITEDVLIDEDKGWRKDVVHHVYFSEEEFEVKCSCRRFEFTGILCRHVLCVLTHKKIKEVPPQYVFDRWKKNVNRKHNFIRCTYGGMEDTPAAERFDRLCNSFYPVAEIGAMSDDSCNALMEELHTLKIRFSSNSSSENGKEHVATREDAPSNGKSTSKTIPSPIAVRCAGCPPSLRKESMLDKLICQANEKKKEAEQKASSTNLNKKRPRKNRKSSVDDILEQHVMEHSSQQPVCLDGPASSITSQRTFDLAITTSNINPSVTATIPSGGSSTMVMPQILGEYTLMPFQVQQGSAIVSSSAELHFDGIGGLNNTVDRS
- the LOC123165098 gene encoding pre-mRNA-processing-splicing factor 8A, whose translation is MWNGGPPPPLPPMAAAPPPPGTAGAGLPPPPPPPAAAPPQAGQPLTPAELEAQLVEKARKWHQLNTKRYGDKRKFGFVEAQKEDMPPEHVRKIIRDHGDMSSKKYRHDKRVYLGALKFVPHAVYKLLENMPMPWEQVRDVKILYHITGAITFVNEIPWVVEPIYLAQWGSMWIMMRREKRDRRHFKRMRFPPFDDEEPPLDYADNLLDVEPLEAIQLELDPEEDGAVYNWFYDHNPLVKTNFINGPSYRKWNLSLPIMATLYRLAGQLLSDLTDRNYFYLFDMESFFTAKALNMCIPGGPKFEPLYRDMEKGDEDWNEFNDINKLIIRQPLRTEYRIAFPHLYNNRPRKVRLCIYHTPMIMYIKTEDPDLPAFYYDPLINPITSTSKVDRREKKASEDDDEDDFSLPEGVEPLLNHIPLYTDTTAAGISLLFAPRPFNMRSGRTRRAEDIPLVSEWFKEHCPPAYPVKVRVSYQKLLKCYVLNELHHRPPKAQKKKHLFRSLQATKFFQSTELDWAEAGLQVCKQGYNMLNLLIHRKNLNYLHLDYNFNLKPVKTLTTKERKKSRFGNAFHLCREILRLTKLVVDANIQFRLGNVDAFQLADGLQYIFSHVGQLTGMYRYKYRLMRQIRMCKDLKHLIYYRFNTGPVGKGPGCGFWAPMWRVWLFFLRGIVPLLERWLGNLLARQFEGRHSKGVAKTVTKQRVESHFDLELRAAVMHDVLDAMPEGIKQNKARTILQHLSEAWRCWKANIPWKVPGLPVPIENMILRYVKSKADWWTNVAHYNRERIRRGATVDKTVCRKNLGRLTRLWLKAEQERQHNYLKDGPYVTPEEAVAIYTTTVHWLESRKFSPIPFPPLSYKHDTKLLILALERLKESYSVAVRLNQLQREELGLIEQAYDNPHEALSRIKRHLLTQRAFKEVGIEFMDLYSYLIPVYEIEPLEKITDAYLDQYLWYEGDKRHLFPNWVKPADSEPPPLLVYKWCQGINNLQDIWDTSDGQCVVMLQTKFEKFFEKIDLTLLNRLLRLVLDHNIADYVTAKNNVVLSYKDMSHTNSYGLIRGLQFASFIVQYYGLVLDLLLLGLTRASEIAGPPQMPNEFLTYTDTKVETRHPIRLYSRYIDKVHIMFRFTHEEARDLIQRYLTEHPDPNNENMVGYNNKKCWPRDARMRLMKHDVNLGRSVFWDMKNRLPRSITTLEWENGFVSVYSKDNPNLLFSMSGFEVRILPKIRMTQEAFSNTKDGVWNLQNEQTKERTAIAFLRVDDEHMKVFENRVRQILMSSGSTTFTKIVNKWNTALIGLMTYFREATVHTQELLDLLVKCENKIQTRIKIGLNSKMPSRFPPVIFYTPKEIGGLGMLSMGHILIPQSDLRYSKQTDVGVTHFRSGMSHEEDQLIPNLYRYIQPWESEFIDSQRVWAEYALKRQEAQSQNRRLTLEDLEDSWDRGIPRINTLFQKDRHTLAYDKGWRVRTDFKQYQVLKQNPFWWTHQRHDGKLWNLNNYRTDVIQALGGVEGILEHTLFKGTYFPTWEGLFWEKASGFEESMKYKKLTNAQRSGLNQIPNRRFTLWWSPTINRANVYVGFQVQLDLTGIFMHGKIPTLKISLIQIFRAHLWQKVHESVVMDLCQVLDQELDALEIETVQKETIHPRKSYKMNSSCADVLLFAAHRWQMSKPSLVSESKDVFDQKASNKYWIDVQLRWGDYDSHDIERYTRAKFMDYTTDNMSIYPSPTGVMIGLDLAYNLHSAFGNWFPGSKPLLQQAMNKIMKSNPALYVLRERIRKGLQLYSSEPTEPYLSSQNYGEIFSNQIIWFVDDTNVYRVTIHKTFEGNLTTKPINGAIFIFNPRTGQLFLKVIHTSVWAGQKRLGQLAKWKTAEEVAALVRSLPVEEQPKQIIVTRKGMLDPLEVHLLDFPNIVIKGSELQLPFQACLKIEKFGDLILKATEPQMVLYNIYDDWLKSISSYTAFSRLVLILRALHVNNEKAKMLLKPDKTIVTEPHHIWPSLTDEQWLKVECALRDLILSDYAKKNNVNTSALTQSEIRDIILGAEIAPPSQQRQQIAEIEKQSRETNQVTAQTTRTVNVHGDELIVTTTSPYEQAAFASKTDWRVRAISATNLYLRVNHIYVNSDDIKETGYTYIMPKNILKKFICIADLRTQVAGFLYGLSPQDNPQVKEIRCISIPPQHGTHQMVTLPANLPEHEFLADLEPLGWMHTQPNEAPQLSPQDLTSHAKILENNKQWDGEKCIILTCSFTPGSCSLTAYKLTPSGYEWARGNKDNGSNPQGYLPTHYEKVQMLLSDRFLGFYMVPDNAPWNYNFMGVKHDPLMKYSMKLGTPRDFYHEDHRPTHFLEFSNIEEGEVAEGDREDTFS